AACAACGTGGATCCGTTATTTAAAGGAACTTGGAAACTTACTGCAAATAAATGTCCAATTGCAACAGAGATGCCAATGGCTAAAGCTATGGAACCGGTGACATCAGTACGTTTGGAATCACAGCTGGCAAAAATAGTAAACACCAACTGAAATGTGATTATCAACTCCACCAGGAGACCGTGTCCAGCGCTAAGATTTCCGTGAACctggaaacagaaaaatactCCATCTGAATCGACAAGAGAACCTTTTCTGTGATAACATATCATTGTGAAAGGCACATTTTATTCCTATAAAAACTGATAGTAGTTTGAGTCTTCTATTCCACCCCTGATTGAGACATGCattcctcaccccccaccccagccaaaaagaaatactcATGTTGGGCCAGCACAGATAATTAATTACTCTTACAATGACCAAGTGGGCGTTTGTGCTGAATATTCTTTTctacaaagaaagcaaaatatgctACTGCTGCACTTAACTTATAAAAGAGTTTCTTGAGAGTCTTGTAATTTTATAAGGCAATGATTAAATTCATTAATTaggtttaaattaattaatatatatttcaattaaaatttaaactgtGTGGTTTTTTAATCAACCCTTGTGCTGAGCTAACAAATGATATACTTAATCAGCTAAGAACAAAACCAGGATCAAatgccaatttattttttaaagtgtgaccCTTGATGTTTTAAACCTCACATAcatggcaaaaaacaaaactgttcctTCTGCTAGTGAACCaataaataattgtaataaaaatgGCTTTTGTTACATATATAGTCAATGCAGTCACtgggatggagagaaagaggaTAAAAAAGAACCCAACATAATTTTTGTGCTGCCCAGACTTAGTGCTATTCAAGTCACTCAACAGCAAATAATGACTTTATATGATATATTCAATGTGGCTAGAATCAGTTTGCACCCCTAGCAAGAGTTATCAGACAACCCCTGGGAATAAATTAGCAATTTTAGGAAAGACTCTTAGGTCAGCAGGGTGTCATTTAGCACTCCATATAAGCTGCCTGGAGTCCGAGACTGAAAACAACAGCTAAAGATGGTACCGTGGTGACTCCGAGGCCCCCCACCACACTGGGAGGCGTGACCAGGTAGAGAATTCCGGCTCCAATGATGGCGCCCAGGCACTGAGctgcaatgtagaagacagaCTTGGCGATGCTAATCCTCCTGGTGCACACCATGGCCACCGTCACAGCAGGATTGATGTGGCCACCACTGatgtggccaaagcactggaccATAGTCGCGATGCTGAGTCCAAAGCAGAGGGAGATGAGAACCATGTCGACAGGTAATGGCTTTTCTGCTCCACCCCAGTTGATGGTGGATCCCAGGCTGAGTAGGACAAAAATGAGCATGGCCAGAAATTCTGCGGTGACTGCCTTCCAGAAAGTTTGTGTCCAGACTCCTTTGAAGGCCACCATGATACTCTCTCTTGTACACAAAGGTCCACACttactgaaaagaaaagcaaaattggCATCAGAAGCTACCGAATCAGAGTCTCCTTGAAATGAAGATGGCCGGGCCCtcgggcttccaggtggctcagtggtaaagaatttgcctgccaatgcaggagacgtggatttgatccctgggttacgatgatcctctggagagggaaatggcaacccactccagtgttcttgcctggaaaatcccatggacagaggagcctggcaggttacagccatggggtctcaaagagtctgacaactGAGCCATCAAATAGCAGTAGCAGGTTCTCAGTCTCGCCCCATTGTGGGGCGCCTCC
The sequence above is a segment of the Odocoileus virginianus isolate 20LAN1187 ecotype Illinois chromosome 22, Ovbor_1.2, whole genome shotgun sequence genome. Coding sequences within it:
- the AQP4 gene encoding aquaporin-4 isoform X2 is translated as MPLWSLWSKCGPLCTRESIMVAFKGVWTQTFWKAVTAEFLAMLIFVLLSLGSTINWGGAEKPLPVDMVLISLCFGLSIATMVQCFGHISGGHINPAVTVAMVCTRRISIAKSVFYIAAQCLGAIIGAGILYLVTPPSVVGGLGVTTVHGNLSAGHGLLVELIITFQLVFTIFASCDSKRTDVTGSIALAIGISVAIGHLFAINYTGASMNPARSFGPAVIMGNWENHWIYWVGPIIGAVLAGGLYEYVFCPDVELKRRFKEAFSKAAQQTKGSYMEVEDNRSQVETDDLILKPGVVHVIDIDRGEEKKGKDPSGEVLSSV
- the AQP4 gene encoding aquaporin-4 isoform X1; the protein is MSDRPAARRWGKCGPLCTRESIMVAFKGVWTQTFWKAVTAEFLAMLIFVLLSLGSTINWGGAEKPLPVDMVLISLCFGLSIATMVQCFGHISGGHINPAVTVAMVCTRRISIAKSVFYIAAQCLGAIIGAGILYLVTPPSVVGGLGVTTVHGNLSAGHGLLVELIITFQLVFTIFASCDSKRTDVTGSIALAIGISVAIGHLFAINYTGASMNPARSFGPAVIMGNWENHWIYWVGPIIGAVLAGGLYEYVFCPDVELKRRFKEAFSKAAQQTKGSYMEVEDNRSQVETDDLILKPGVVHVIDIDRGEEKKGKDPSGEVLSSV
- the AQP4 gene encoding aquaporin-4 isoform X3, with product MVAFKGVWTQTFWKAVTAEFLAMLIFVLLSLGSTINWGGAEKPLPVDMVLISLCFGLSIATMVQCFGHISGGHINPAVTVAMVCTRRISIAKSVFYIAAQCLGAIIGAGILYLVTPPSVVGGLGVTTVHGNLSAGHGLLVELIITFQLVFTIFASCDSKRTDVTGSIALAIGISVAIGHLFAINYTGASMNPARSFGPAVIMGNWENHWIYWVGPIIGAVLAGGLYEYVFCPDVELKRRFKEAFSKAAQQTKGSYMEVEDNRSQVETDDLILKPGVVHVIDIDRGEEKKGKDPSGEVLSSV